Proteins encoded within one genomic window of Humulus lupulus chromosome 1, drHumLupu1.1, whole genome shotgun sequence:
- the LOC133801929 gene encoding uncharacterized protein LOC133801929 isoform X2, protein MELLVEPLEVINVRSSTQPGQVGTEVLIRWKGLPAFEDSWEKFEFLMEKFPHVNLEDKVRVWAAGAASAKLVAQKTKGMPVISISLAKLTGPAASAAIANLSLQLFKAFKSTRELFVEEQNRSVMLTKVISAEREKSESLLKQLDQYSRRPKLQRTNSTDNAGVSALLNNGLQCPGRNKQLGIQYQQRLPIVLCLHIEGLEYGAYFYRILKIVKMARSNDI, encoded by the exons ATGGAGCTGTTGGTAGAACCATTGGAAGTGATCAATGTCCGCTCGTCCACTCAACCAGGCCAAGTGGGTACTGAAGTTCTCATTCGTTGGAAAGGGTTGCCTGCTTTTGAAGATTCTTGGGAGAAATTTGAGTTTCTTATGGAGAAATTTCCTCATGtcaaccttgaggacaaggttcgAGTTTGGGCGGCGG GTGCGGCAAGTGCAAAATTAGTTGCTCAGAAAACAAAGGGAATGCCGGTGATCTCCATTTCTCTAGCAAAACTAACAGGCCCTGCAGCTAGTGCTGCTATTGCAAATCTGTCTCTTCAGCTCTTCAAAGCATTCAAAAGCACTCGTGAGTTATTTGTAGAAG AGCAAAATCGTTCTGTTATGCTGACAAAAGTGATATCTGCTGAGAGG GAAAAGAGTGAAAGCCTCCTAAAGCAATTAGATCAGTATTCCAGGAGGCCAAAGTTACAGAGGACCAACTCCACTGACAATGCTGGTGTTTCTGCGTTATTGAATAATGGCTTGCAATGTCCAggt AGAAACAAGCAGCTCGGGATACAGTATCAACAAAGGTTACCAATCGTGTTGTGCCTGCACATCGAAG GGCTAGAGTACGGGGCGTACTTCTACAGGATATTGAAGATAGTGAAGATGGCAAGAAGCAATGATATCTGA
- the LOC133801965 gene encoding uncharacterized protein LOC133801965 — MLNHQQKLDETHLCSSGPTLKMHARRNSISEQEFAFWGSCKSPYEESFDGGGPDHFNSGSTEPEFQATANTEEEEEEGFRVYSPQLWKTNRSSSKQESLPLLPHNHHYSNLSPNSRRQAIVDGRKELMEMIQHLPESCYELSLKDIVAEDHSLQEGEEDSTTVTKDETFDDFKAEAPIMKLNRKKRSIRKGQITRTGSLESETFLIKSFLPSSLGSKKKAKSARVPSIKSSDEAESDVDKVCWIKGTFIAGRRNKICRSSTSGSNSSSQSSSSSTGITRYASETDFIPGCWPFFSTRKSKSMREKGCIY, encoded by the exons ATGCTTAATCACCAACAAAAACTGGATGAAACTCACCTTTGTTCTTCTGGTCCAACCTTAAAGATGCATGCCAGACGAAACAGCATCAGTGAGCAAGAATTCGCCTTCTGGGGTTCATGTAAATCCCCATATGAAGAGAGTTTTGATGGTGGTGGTCCTGATCATTTTAACAGTGGTAGCACTGAACCAGAGTTTCAAGCTACAGCCAatactgaagaagaagaagaagaaggcttTAGAGTTTACTCACCCCAATTATGGAAGACTAACCGTTCTAGTAGTAAACAAGAATCTTTACCTTTGCTTCCACACAACCATCATTACAGTAATCTCTCCCCAAATTCAAGGAGACAAGCAATAGTAGATGGTAGGAAAGAGCTCATGGAGATGATTCAACACTTGCCTGAATCTTGCTACGAGCTCTCTCTGAAAGATATTGTTGCAGAGGATCATAGTTTGCAGGAGGGTGAAGAAGATTCAACCACTGTCAccaaagatgagacttttgatgatTTCAAGGCGGAAGCACCAATTATGAAGCTGAATAGAAAGAAGAGGAGCATCAGAAAAGGTCAGATAACAAGGACGGGAAGTTTGGAAAGTGAAACTTTCCTGATAAAGTCGTTCCTTCCTTCATCTCTGGGCTCAAAGAAGAAAGCAAAAAGCGCCAGAGTTCCTTCGATCAAGTCGTCTGATGAAGCTGAGAGCGATGTGGATAAAGTGTGCTGGATAAAGGGCACTTTTATTGCAGGAAGAAGGAATAAGATTTGCAGAAGTAGCACTAGTGGCAGCAATAGTAGCAGCcaaagcagcagcagcagcactgGCATCACCAG ATATGCTAGTGAGACTGATTTCATACCGGGTTGCTGGCCCTTTTTCTCTACAAGGAAAAGCAAAAGCATGAGAGAAAAAGGATGCATCTACTGA